The genomic DNA CGACGTTCGGACCGGGACTTGTGCTGGAAGGGTTGTGGGCGGATGCGGCCCGCGAAGTGTTGCACGAGGAGGGACTCGATCCGGAGCTGATGCGTCTGCCGGGCCTACGTCGGCCGGTTTTCGGCGTGGTTCTTCGCCGATTGTGCGTCAGCGCGTTCGACGTCGAGGTGTCCGAGCCGTTCGCGGACGAGACCTCGCCAGAACGGAGTTCGAAGCCGTGTGCGATGCGGCTGCGCTTCTGCCTGCCTCGCGGTTCGTACGCGACCGTGTTGATTCGGATGCTTGAGCCCTGATCGGAGGGGCGTTCTCAAGCGGGAGAGGATGTCCGCTTGATGGCTCTCAGCGCGAGGAACATCGGGATCTCGCGTCTGGCGCGGTTCTCTTCCAACGCTCTCGGACCCGGCTTGCTGGTTCTGGAACTCGGCCACTCTTCGATGGAGTCGATCAGGAATCCAGCGTCCTTGAGGATTCGTGCGTATGTCTGGAGCGGCCGGTGGTAGGTCACGGTCACGATGGGTTCGTGGCCTTCGGCGACCTCGCCGGGATTCATCACGATGGTGCGCATGCCGGTGGTTAGGTATCCATCCACTCTTCTGAACTGCAAGCCGACGTGTTCACGTGATTGTCTGGCGGGGCTGCCTCCTCTTGAGCGGGGAGACCCTGGAGGGGCATCGCCCTCGTCCCAGCCCCATCGTGTTTGTCCGGGGGATCTGAATGCGGGGTGGAGGATGACAGCGACGAATCGGCCACCATCTTTGAGTGCGTTTGCGCAGCCGCGGATTACGGATTCGAGCGGATCGATGTTCATGAGCGCCATGATGCAGGCGATTGCATCGAAGTCTTTGAGTCCGAGCGGCGCGAGATCTCTGGCGTCTCCGACGGCGTAGTCGATAGGGCCGCTTCGCGGGCGTGCCGCCTCGATGAGCTGAGGGGAGGCGTCTACGCCGACGACTTTGGCGCCGATGGTGGCGAGTGAGCGTGCGAGCACGCCCTGGCCGCACGCGAGATCGAGGATGCGTTCGCCCGGGCGAGCGGCGAGCAGCCCGAGCGAGCCGGGCATGATGACGGTTGAGTAGAGGTCGCTGCCGCGATCATCGATGAGCGTGTCGTACCACTGTGCGACGTGGTCCCACGAGCCCTCGGAGGGCTTCGCGCGGGTGGGTGTAGGGGCGAGCACGGTGCGCGGGCCGTGATCGGTGGGGGAATCGGCACCGGCGGCCTTCCAGAATGAGCTCGGGGCGGGGCTGGAGAACTTCACGCTCTCGCCGGTTGCGGGGTGCCGGAAGCCGAGTTCGGTGGCGTGAAGTCCGAGCCGACCGAGCGGGCCGCCTGCCTTGCCGTAGCGTGGGTCGCCGGTGATCGGGTGGCCGATGGACGCGAGATGGATGCGGATCTGGTGTTTCCGACCTGTCTCAAGACGGACCTGGGCGAGGGTTCTTTTCTCTCCTCTTGCGAGCACGCGATAGTGGGTGATCGCCAGGCGCGGGATCTCACCGTTTGCTTCGTCGGGAGCGTGTGAAGAGCCGGATGCGGGTGGGAGTGATTCAACTGAGCCGTCCGGCAACTCTCGGATAAGACTCTGGATGGTGCCGAGCGCCTCGCCGGGAGAATCGGGCAGGAGCACGCCTTCCACCAGGGCGTGATAGAGGCGATGGACCCGCCGGGATCGGAAATCTTCTTTCAGGACCGAGAACGCGCGGTCGGACTTTGCGAAGACGAGGAGCCCGGAGGCCTCTTGATCGAGGCGGTGGATGACGTAGACACGTGCGTCTCGCCCTCCCCTGGATCGGGCGAGTGCCTTGAGCGTGTCGAAGACACTGTGTTTCTTTTTTTCCCCGGGTGCCGCGACGGAGAGGAGGCCCGCCGGCTTGTCGACGACGATGATGTCCCGGTCTTCGTAGACGATCGAGAGCCCGAGCGGGAGCGCGATCCGTCGGGAGCCGCGGCCCATTTCGACTTTCTTTGCCGGCACTGGCTTCTTGAAGGGTTTCGCGCCGGTTCTCGGGGATGAACCCGTTGGGGGCTTCACGCGTCGAGCACTCGGCTTGTTGTCAGGTCTTGGCATGGCGATACTCCGCGATGACGCCCATGAGCCAAGGCGCAAAGGCCGTCTTCGGGATCGCACCGGCCGTGCGGTGCTCATGGCCGCGGCTGGTCAGCACGATCGCTTCGATGCACGCATCGTCCATCGTTTCAAGGGGGTTTGCGACGATGAGGTCGAGTGACTTTCGTGTGAGTTTCGCTCTGGCGGAGGCGATCATCTGGTCACGGGGTTCGAGCGCGAAGCCCACAAGAGTCTGGCCCTCGGAGCGTCGTGCCGCACAGCCGGCGAGCAAGTCGGGCGTGGCTTCCAGCTCGATCGACATGCCTTCGGCCTTGCGGCGGTGCTTTCCCTGGAGCATCTGGTCGGTGATCCGCGGGCGGTAATCAGCGACAGCGGCGGCCATCACGAGCACGTCACAGGACGGGAGGTGGTGCTCTAACGCGGCTTGCAGGTCTGCGGTGGTGCGGAACCGGATGAGTTCGACCCGCGAATCGGAGTTGCTCAGGCATGTCGGCCCGAGCAGAAGCCGGACATTCCATCCGAGCGACGCGGCGTGATCTGCGAGCGCGACGCCGAGCCGACCGGAGGATCGGTTGCCGATGAATCGAACCGCGTCGATGGGCTCTTGTGTCGGGCCGGCTGTAATGAGCAGTCGCCCGGGTGTGGCGACGGGCTTTGTCGTATCAGGCGGCACGGACAGCTCCGTTCAGGAGTTCGACCGACGGGGGAGGGATGTTCGCCGCCGCTGTGTTCGCGAGTCGGCGGTTGGAGCCGTGATCTTTGGAGACCGGGCGTTTGATCGCCACATCGAGTCTTCTCATAATGTGAGCCCTCGTGTGAGCGGCGTAGAGGCGTTCGCCTCGATACGATCGAGAGGGACTTTGATCGGAACTTGAACGGTTGG from Phycisphaeraceae bacterium includes the following:
- a CDS encoding methyltransferase domain-containing protein, yielding MPRPDNKPSARRVKPPTGSSPRTGAKPFKKPVPAKKVEMGRGSRRIALPLGLSIVYEDRDIIVVDKPAGLLSVAAPGEKKKHSVFDTLKALARSRGGRDARVYVIHRLDQEASGLLVFAKSDRAFSVLKEDFRSRRVHRLYHALVEGVLLPDSPGEALGTIQSLIRELPDGSVESLPPASGSSHAPDEANGEIPRLAITHYRVLARGEKRTLAQVRLETGRKHQIRIHLASIGHPITGDPRYGKAGGPLGRLGLHATELGFRHPATGESVKFSSPAPSSFWKAAGADSPTDHGPRTVLAPTPTRAKPSEGSWDHVAQWYDTLIDDRGSDLYSTVIMPGSLGLLAARPGERILDLACGQGVLARSLATIGAKVVGVDASPQLIEAARPRSGPIDYAVGDARDLAPLGLKDFDAIACIMALMNIDPLESVIRGCANALKDGGRFVAVILHPAFRSPGQTRWGWDEGDAPPGSPRSRGGSPARQSREHVGLQFRRVDGYLTTGMRTIVMNPGEVAEGHEPIVTVTYHRPLQTYARILKDAGFLIDSIEEWPSSRTSKPGPRALEENRARREIPMFLALRAIKRTSSPA
- a CDS encoding phosphopantothenoylcysteine decarboxylase gives rise to the protein MPPDTTKPVATPGRLLITAGPTQEPIDAVRFIGNRSSGRLGVALADHAASLGWNVRLLLGPTCLSNSDSRVELIRFRTTADLQAALEHHLPSCDVLVMAAAVADYRPRITDQMLQGKHRRKAEGMSIELEATPDLLAGCAARRSEGQTLVGFALEPRDQMIASARAKLTRKSLDLIVANPLETMDDACIEAIVLTSRGHEHRTAGAIPKTAFAPWLMGVIAEYRHAKT